One part of the Parabacteroides distasonis ATCC 8503 genome encodes these proteins:
- a CDS encoding PglZ domain-containing protein yields the protein MAAKKDRVLWADDEIDLLKPHILFLQDKGYEVVPVVSGQDAIDCCKEQSFDIIFLDENMPGLTGLETLSHIKEIAPNVPVVMVTKSEEESIMNQAIGNKIADYLIKPVNPNQLLLSIKKNVHKNVIISETTTVGYQQEFGRIGMQINDSLTTDDWMEVYKKLVYWELELESSQVAMTDMLRMQKEEANNAFAKFVKKNYVDWIQNPADRPLMSPDLFKKKVFPMLDNDEKVFFILIDNFRLDQWRVVKELLTEYFTFDESLYYSILPTATQYARNSIFSGLMPSQIEQMFPDLWVDEESEEGKNLNEAPLIQTQIDRFRKKYTFSYNKVHDSQYGEKLLATIPSLTRNQLNVIVLNFVDMLSHARTESKMIRELAQSEAAYRSLTKSWFQHSSTLELFKRIAERGGKVIVTTDHGTIRVTNPIKVIGDKNTNTNLRYKVGKNLNYNPKEVFEIRDPEKVGLPSPNLSSKYIFAYGENFFAYPNNYNYYVSYYKNTFQHGGISMEEMLVPFITMEPK from the coding sequence ATGGCAGCGAAGAAAGACAGAGTACTTTGGGCGGATGACGAGATTGATTTGTTGAAACCGCATATCTTGTTCTTGCAGGACAAAGGGTATGAGGTCGTTCCGGTGGTGAGCGGGCAAGACGCTATTGACTGCTGTAAGGAACAATCGTTTGATATTATTTTTCTCGATGAGAATATGCCTGGCTTGACTGGGTTGGAGACGCTGTCGCATATCAAGGAGATCGCTCCGAATGTGCCGGTCGTGATGGTGACTAAAAGTGAGGAGGAAAGTATCATGAATCAGGCGATCGGAAATAAGATCGCGGATTATTTGATCAAACCGGTAAATCCCAACCAATTGCTTCTCTCTATCAAGAAGAATGTCCATAAGAACGTGATTATCTCCGAGACGACCACGGTGGGTTATCAGCAGGAATTCGGTCGTATTGGTATGCAAATCAATGATTCCTTGACCACAGACGACTGGATGGAGGTCTATAAGAAACTGGTGTACTGGGAACTGGAACTGGAAAGCAGCCAAGTGGCAATGACAGATATGCTCCGTATGCAGAAGGAAGAGGCCAATAACGCTTTTGCCAAATTCGTGAAGAAGAATTATGTGGACTGGATACAGAATCCGGCCGATCGCCCGTTGATGAGCCCCGACCTGTTTAAGAAGAAAGTCTTCCCAATGTTGGATAATGACGAGAAGGTTTTCTTTATATTGATCGATAATTTCCGGCTGGATCAATGGCGGGTGGTAAAAGAATTGCTTACTGAGTATTTTACGTTTGACGAGAGCTTGTATTATAGCATACTGCCAACCGCCACGCAATATGCCCGCAACTCCATATTCTCGGGCTTGATGCCTTCGCAAATAGAGCAGATGTTTCCGGATTTGTGGGTGGATGAGGAGAGCGAGGAAGGTAAGAATTTGAATGAGGCTCCATTGATTCAAACCCAGATCGATCGGTTCCGTAAGAAATATACCTTCTCATATAATAAAGTACACGATTCCCAATATGGAGAGAAATTGTTGGCTACGATCCCTTCTCTTACTCGTAATCAACTGAATGTGATTGTGCTGAACTTCGTGGATATGCTTTCGCATGCTCGTACGGAGAGTAAGATGATCCGTGAGTTGGCGCAAAGCGAGGCAGCCTATCGCAGCTTGACTAAATCATGGTTCCAGCACTCTTCTACGCTCGAGTTATTCAAACGAATCGCCGAGCGGGGAGGAAAAGTAATCGTTACGACCGATCATGGAACGATCCGGGTAACGAATCCGATCAAGGTGATAGGTGATAAGAATACGAATACCAATCTACGCTATAAAGTAGGCAAGAACTTGAATTATAACCCGAAAGAGGTATTCGAGATCCGGGATCCGGAAAAAGTAGGACTTCCCTCCCCGAATCTAAGCAGTAAGTATATTTTCGCCTACGGAGAGAATTTCTTCGCTTATCCGAATAATTATAACTATTACGTATCCTATTATAAAAATACATTCCAGCACGGAGGAATCTCGATGGAGGAGATGTTGGTGCCGTTTATTACGATGGAACCGAAATGA
- the tsaE gene encoding tRNA (adenosine(37)-N6)-threonylcarbamoyltransferase complex ATPase subunit type 1 TsaE, with the protein MSILKIESLDKIHEAAKEFIAGMDDRTVFAFYGPMGAGKTTFIKAICEELGVEDVINSPTFAIINEYRSDTTGELIYHFDFYRINKLSEAEDIGTEDYFYSGALCFIEWPEKIDELLPGDVVDVTISENPDGSRTVEVK; encoded by the coding sequence ATGAGCATACTGAAAATAGAAAGTTTGGATAAGATCCATGAGGCGGCTAAGGAGTTTATCGCCGGGATGGATGATCGTACGGTCTTTGCCTTCTATGGTCCGATGGGGGCCGGTAAGACTACCTTTATCAAGGCGATCTGTGAGGAATTGGGTGTGGAGGATGTGATCAACAGTCCCACATTCGCTATTATCAATGAGTACCGTAGCGATACGACGGGAGAATTGATTTATCATTTTGATTTTTACCGGATCAATAAATTGAGTGAGGCGGAGGATATCGGAACAGAGGATTATTTCTATAGCGGAGCTTTATGTTTTATCGAATGGCCGGAGAAAATAGATGAGTTGTTGCCCGGAGATGTGGTAGATGTAACGATCTCGGAGAATCCGGACGGTTCACGTACTGTAGAGGTTAAGTAA
- a CDS encoding immunity 17 family protein, whose translation MDPSEYFILSLFIALGLFSIVAAICNFDWYFKTSGAMTFVNWFGRGGARIFYALLGIGLIACGALGLMYW comes from the coding sequence ATGGATCCTTCCGAATACTTTATCTTATCCTTGTTTATCGCTTTGGGATTGTTCTCAATCGTAGCGGCGATCTGTAATTTTGATTGGTACTTTAAAACCAGCGGGGCGATGACTTTCGTGAACTGGTTCGGTCGTGGCGGCGCACGTATCTTCTATGCGTTGTTGGGAATCGGGCTGATCGCTTGTGGGGCGCTGGGACTTATGTATTGGTGA
- the rnr gene encoding ribonuclease R yields the protein MAKNRPAKKDNNKEKKGKKEKGVGKRMKKEAMIQAIISVFQSSPKEPFNYKQISKIIGVENQVQKLQVVDILYDLSAEDIITEIDRGRYRLNGLGTLAVGTFARRSNGKNSFIPEDGGTPVFIAERNSGHAMDGDKVKVQLFAKRKGAEPEGEVVEILESKERTFVGKLQVAKGFAFLITENKTLANDIFIPKDKLKGGKNGDKAIVRIVEWPDEAKNPLGEVIDILGIAGQNTAEMHAILAEFGLPYKYPSSVEKAADKIPEAISPEEIENREDFRGITTFTIDPKDAKDFDDALSARRLDNGNWEVGVHIADVTHYVKTDGVIDKEAQSRATSVYLVDRTIPMLPERLCNQICSLRPDEEKLCFSAVFELNSDAVVQNSRICRTIIKSDRRFTYEEAQEVIETGEGDYKEEILALNDLAKKLRERRFKSGAINFDRYEVKFEIDEQGKPVRVYFKVSKDANKLIEEFMLLANRTVAEFVGRPPKGKTKKTFVYRIHELPDPDKMENFASFIRRFGYKLKTDGTKTDVSKGINSLLDNVQGKPEENLIETVAIRAMQKARYSTENIGHYGLAFEYYTHFTSPIRRYPDMMVHRLLERYLAGGRSVIQKKYEDLCDHCSSMEQVAANAERASIKYKQVEFMQDKLGMAFDGVISGVTEWGLYVELNENKCEGLVPIRDLDDDYYEFDEKNYCLLGRRKKRQYRLGDPITIKVAQANLERKQLDFQLAE from the coding sequence ATGGCAAAGAATAGACCAGCAAAAAAAGATAACAACAAGGAGAAAAAAGGAAAAAAGGAAAAGGGTGTTGGTAAACGTATGAAAAAAGAAGCGATGATCCAAGCCATCATTTCCGTTTTCCAATCCTCTCCCAAGGAACCTTTCAACTATAAACAAATCAGCAAGATCATCGGAGTCGAGAACCAAGTGCAGAAATTGCAGGTGGTAGACATCCTGTATGATTTGTCCGCCGAAGATATCATCACCGAGATCGACCGTGGCCGTTACCGTCTCAACGGATTGGGAACCCTAGCCGTAGGAACTTTCGCACGCCGCAGCAATGGAAAGAATTCTTTCATCCCTGAAGACGGAGGTACGCCGGTATTTATCGCTGAACGTAATTCCGGGCATGCCATGGATGGAGACAAAGTGAAAGTACAGCTTTTCGCCAAACGTAAAGGTGCCGAGCCGGAAGGTGAGGTCGTGGAAATCCTTGAGAGCAAGGAGCGTACTTTCGTAGGTAAACTTCAAGTAGCTAAAGGCTTTGCCTTCTTGATTACGGAAAACAAGACGTTGGCTAACGATATTTTCATCCCTAAGGATAAACTGAAAGGGGGCAAGAACGGCGACAAAGCGATCGTACGTATCGTGGAATGGCCGGATGAAGCCAAGAATCCACTGGGTGAGGTCATCGATATATTAGGTATCGCCGGACAGAATACCGCCGAGATGCACGCGATCCTTGCCGAATTCGGATTGCCTTACAAATATCCTTCCTCGGTAGAAAAAGCGGCGGATAAGATCCCGGAAGCGATCTCTCCGGAGGAAATTGAGAACCGGGAGGATTTCCGGGGGATAACAACCTTCACGATCGACCCGAAGGACGCGAAAGACTTCGACGACGCCCTTTCCGCACGCCGTTTGGATAACGGGAACTGGGAGGTTGGCGTACATATCGCCGACGTAACACATTATGTGAAAACGGACGGTGTCATCGATAAAGAGGCGCAAAGCCGTGCGACTTCCGTTTATCTGGTAGACCGTACGATACCGATGCTTCCTGAGCGACTTTGTAACCAAATATGCTCTTTACGTCCTGACGAGGAAAAATTATGCTTCTCCGCTGTCTTCGAACTAAATAGCGATGCCGTGGTACAAAACTCCCGGATCTGCCGCACGATCATCAAGAGCGACCGCCGCTTTACCTATGAGGAAGCACAAGAGGTGATCGAAACCGGCGAGGGAGATTATAAAGAGGAGATTCTAGCCTTGAACGACCTTGCCAAGAAATTGCGGGAACGCCGTTTCAAGAGTGGCGCTATCAACTTCGACCGTTATGAGGTTAAATTCGAGATCGACGAACAAGGGAAACCAGTCCGTGTTTATTTCAAGGTCTCAAAAGACGCTAATAAGTTAATCGAGGAGTTCATGCTATTGGCAAACCGTACCGTAGCCGAGTTCGTGGGCCGTCCTCCTAAAGGAAAGACTAAGAAGACATTTGTTTATCGTATCCATGAGCTTCCGGACCCAGATAAAATGGAGAATTTCGCCTCTTTTATCCGTCGCTTCGGCTATAAGTTGAAAACAGACGGCACGAAGACGGATGTCTCCAAAGGAATCAACTCCTTATTGGACAATGTACAAGGAAAGCCGGAAGAGAACTTGATCGAGACAGTGGCGATCCGTGCCATGCAAAAGGCCCGTTACTCCACGGAGAATATCGGCCACTATGGCTTGGCTTTCGAATACTATACACATTTCACCTCTCCTATCCGCCGTTATCCGGATATGATGGTACACCGATTGCTGGAACGTTATCTAGCTGGTGGCCGTAGCGTTATACAAAAGAAGTATGAGGATTTATGCGATCATTGTTCCAGCATGGAGCAAGTCGCCGCCAACGCAGAGCGTGCATCCATCAAATATAAGCAAGTAGAATTCATGCAGGATAAGCTCGGCATGGCATTCGACGGCGTTATCTCCGGTGTCACCGAATGGGGACTTTACGTAGAACTGAACGAGAATAAATGCGAGGGGCTTGTACCAATCCGTGATCTGGATGATGATTACTATGAGTTTGATGAGAAGAATTATTGTTTATTGGGCCGTCGCAAGAAACGTCAATATCGTTTGGGAGACCCTATCACTATCAAAGTAGCGCAAGCGAATTTGGAACGTAAACAACTTGATTTCCAATTAGCGGAATAG
- a CDS encoding SMP-30/gluconolactonase/LRE family protein, whose protein sequence is MFEGTSCINDPIIISPDLAFRAEATTGEGSIWHPDRNTLFWVDIEGKTLYEYIPDLQNCRSWQFDRMVSTVVPETDSTVVVALQNEIIRVNLTDGNTTSIAPIPDNNGKIRCNDGKCDPSGRLWIGTMGFGAPKGAASLYCVWADGTVETKLTKVTISNGIVWSANKKYMYYNDTPTRKIIRFRYDDSSGDILYDGVAVNIPEGTGSPDGMTIDCNDNLWVAQWGGGGVYCYNPYTGDLLTKIVVPAPHVASCAFGGDKLDTLYITTARAGLSEEQLEEYPLSGSVFCCKPGAKGVPANCFH, encoded by the coding sequence ATGTTTGAAGGAACCTCTTGTATAAACGATCCTATTATAATCAGCCCCGATCTGGCGTTTCGGGCGGAAGCTACTACAGGGGAGGGATCGATTTGGCATCCCGATCGCAATACACTTTTCTGGGTAGATATTGAAGGAAAGACGTTATATGAGTATATACCGGACTTGCAAAATTGCCGTTCATGGCAGTTCGACCGCATGGTCTCTACCGTAGTACCGGAAACGGACAGTACGGTAGTCGTCGCTTTACAAAACGAGATCATACGTGTAAACCTAACGGATGGGAACACGACATCTATCGCCCCAATCCCGGACAATAACGGGAAGATTCGTTGCAACGATGGGAAATGCGACCCGTCCGGACGCTTATGGATCGGCACCATGGGATTTGGAGCGCCTAAAGGGGCTGCCAGCCTTTATTGTGTATGGGCAGACGGAACCGTCGAAACAAAGTTGACAAAAGTCACGATCTCCAATGGGATCGTATGGTCCGCCAACAAGAAATACATGTATTACAACGACACACCTACCCGTAAGATCATACGTTTCCGGTATGACGATAGCTCCGGTGACATATTGTACGATGGCGTAGCCGTAAATATACCCGAGGGCACCGGCTCCCCGGATGGAATGACGATAGATTGCAACGACAACCTTTGGGTGGCTCAATGGGGAGGTGGCGGTGTTTATTGTTACAATCCCTATACCGGCGACCTGTTGACAAAAATTGTCGTACCGGCCCCCCACGTAGCGTCATGCGCTTTTGGAGGGGATAAGCTCGACACGCTTTATATAACGACCGCCCGTGCTGGATTGAGTGAGGAACAGCTTGAGGAATATCCACTAAGCGGTAGCGTATTCTGTTGCAAGCCCGGAGCGAAAGGGGTGCCGGCGAATTGTTTCCATTAA
- a CDS encoding DNA topoisomerase IV subunit B, translated as MDELNSTIQQPTEYNDDDIKTLDWMEHIRRRPGMYIGKLGDGSYADDGIYVLLKEVLDNSIDEYMMGYGKSIEVTIEEGTVAVRDYGRGVPLGKVVDVSSKMNTGAKYDSKAFKKSVGLNGVGIKAVNALSSYFLITSYRDGECKRVEYSKAIVTEESDIQPTGEANGTQVFFVPDREIFKDYHYKDEFIEGLLKNYVFLNSGLSIIYNGKRFYSRNGLVDLLNENMTTEPLYPIIHLKGEDIEVVITHSNQYGEEYYSFVNGQHTTQGGTHLSAFKESIGRVIKEYYNKNFEYSDIRAGIVAAISIKVEEPVFESQTKTKLGSKDIGPDGPTVAKFIGDFIKNDLDNYLHKNMETSELLLKKILESEKERKAIAGVTKLARERAKKANLHNKKLRDCRIHLTDSKGDLLEESSIFITEGDSASGSITKSRNPNYQAVFSLRGKPLNSYGLTKKIVYENEEFNLLQAALNIEDGLEGLRYNKVIIATDADVDGMHIRLLLITFFLQFFPDLIKRNHVYILQTPLFRVRNRQKTWYCYSEEERLAAIAAAGKNPEITRFKGLGEISPDEFKHFIGKDIRLDPVTMKKEDLVKDMLEFYMGKNTMERQNFIIDNLVVEEDVIN; from the coding sequence ATGGATGAGCTGAATTCAACGATACAACAACCTACGGAATATAACGATGATGACATCAAGACACTGGACTGGATGGAGCATATCCGCCGGCGTCCCGGTATGTATATCGGAAAACTGGGGGACGGTAGCTATGCCGATGATGGTATCTATGTGTTGTTGAAGGAGGTGCTGGATAACTCTATCGACGAGTACATGATGGGGTATGGCAAAAGTATCGAGGTGACTATCGAGGAAGGTACGGTAGCCGTGCGGGATTATGGCCGTGGTGTCCCTCTGGGTAAGGTCGTGGATGTGTCTAGCAAGATGAATACCGGCGCTAAATACGATAGCAAGGCGTTTAAGAAATCCGTGGGTTTGAATGGTGTGGGTATCAAGGCGGTGAATGCCTTGAGTAGTTATTTCTTGATAACCAGCTACCGTGACGGAGAGTGTAAGCGGGTGGAATATAGTAAGGCGATCGTCACGGAGGAATCGGATATCCAACCGACCGGGGAGGCGAACGGTACGCAGGTGTTTTTTGTCCCGGATCGGGAGATCTTTAAGGATTATCATTATAAGGACGAGTTTATCGAGGGGCTATTAAAGAACTATGTCTTCTTGAACTCGGGACTTTCCATTATTTACAACGGCAAGCGTTTCTATTCCCGCAACGGTCTGGTGGATTTGTTGAACGAGAATATGACCACCGAGCCTCTTTACCCGATCATCCACCTGAAAGGGGAGGATATAGAGGTGGTTATCACGCATAGCAACCAATATGGAGAGGAATATTATTCGTTCGTGAACGGCCAGCATACCACCCAAGGCGGTACGCACCTTTCTGCTTTCAAGGAGTCTATAGGCCGTGTCATCAAGGAATATTACAATAAGAATTTCGAGTATTCGGATATTCGTGCGGGTATCGTGGCCGCTATCAGCATAAAAGTGGAGGAGCCTGTATTCGAGAGCCAGACAAAGACCAAGCTCGGTTCGAAAGATATAGGACCGGACGGCCCTACGGTAGCGAAGTTTATCGGTGATTTCATCAAGAATGACCTGGATAACTATTTGCATAAGAATATGGAGACTTCGGAGCTTTTGCTGAAGAAGATCTTGGAGTCCGAGAAAGAGCGCAAGGCGATCGCCGGTGTTACGAAGCTGGCCCGCGAGCGTGCGAAGAAAGCGAATTTACATAATAAGAAACTAAGGGATTGCCGGATTCACCTGACCGACTCGAAAGGGGATTTGCTAGAGGAAAGCAGTATCTTTATCACGGAGGGTGACTCGGCTAGCGGTTCTATCACGAAGAGCCGTAACCCGAATTACCAAGCTGTATTTAGTTTGAGGGGTAAGCCTTTGAATAGTTATGGCTTGACAAAGAAGATCGTTTACGAGAACGAGGAGTTTAACTTGCTTCAAGCGGCCTTGAATATTGAGGATGGCTTGGAAGGTTTGCGGTATAATAAGGTGATTATCGCGACAGATGCCGATGTGGACGGGATGCATATCCGTTTATTGTTGATTACCTTCTTCTTGCAATTCTTCCCCGATTTGATTAAGCGTAATCATGTTTATATCTTGCAAACCCCGTTATTCCGGGTACGTAACCGGCAGAAGACGTGGTATTGTTATTCAGAGGAGGAACGCTTGGCTGCCATAGCCGCTGCCGGGAAGAATCCGGAGATCACCCGATTCAAAGGTCTGGGAGAGATCTCTCCCGATGAGTTCAAGCATTTTATCGGCAAGGATATACGCCTTGATCCGGTGACAATGAAGAAAGAGGACCTCGTGAAAGATATGCTCGAGTTCTATATGGGGAAGAATACCATGGAGCGACAGAACTTTATTATCGATAACTTAGTGGTTGAAGAAGATGTCATCAATTGA
- the coaD gene encoding pantetheine-phosphate adenylyltransferase, whose translation MSSIENKRIALFPGTFDPFTIGHQSLVRRGLELVDEIVISIGINDKKLTYFSLEKRMEAIWNLYKDNPRVKVMSYNQLTVDFAKEVGAGFILRGIRTVNDFEYEKTIADVNRKLTGIETFILFTEPEHTHISSSIVRELLRYGKDISQFVPKETRLY comes from the coding sequence ATGTCATCAATTGAAAATAAACGTATTGCGCTTTTTCCCGGTACCTTCGATCCTTTTACGATCGGGCATCAATCCTTGGTAAGGCGTGGGTTGGAACTGGTGGACGAGATCGTGATCTCGATCGGTATCAACGATAAGAAGCTTACCTATTTCTCCTTGGAGAAGCGGATGGAAGCGATCTGGAATCTATACAAGGATAATCCAAGGGTGAAAGTCATGTCATATAATCAATTGACGGTGGATTTCGCTAAAGAGGTTGGAGCCGGCTTTATCTTAAGAGGAATCCGTACGGTCAATGATTTCGAATATGAGAAGACGATCGCGGACGTGAATCGTAAGTTGACGGGTATCGAGACTTTTATCTTGTTTACGGAACCGGAGCATACGCATATTAGCTCAAGTATTGTCCGTGAGTTGTTACGCTACGGCAAAGACATTTCCCAATTCGTCCCTAAAGAGACGAGATTGTATTGA
- a CDS encoding S41 family peptidase translates to MKRIVLSLLIVLGVFTGATAQKANMDARKLQLALFAISNLYVDSTSETKLVEDAIVGMLDKLDPHSNYMDPEETKEMTEPLQGNFDGIGIQFNMLTDTLYVIQVIPGGPSEKVGLMAGDRIIQVDDTLIAGVKMKTTDIMKKLRGPKGTEVRVKVKRGKSPELMDFKIVRGKIPVYSLDAAYMADKNTGYIKLNRFAASSADEFREALEKLRKQGMKNLILDLQGNGGGYLNIAIELADEFLDKNRLIVYTKGSKQPREEANSTARGQFQEGRLVVLVDESSASASEIVSGAIQDWDRGVIVGRRTFGKGLVQKPIPLPDGSMIRLTVSRYYTPTGRCIQKPYENGKIEEYHHDLIDRYNRGELMSADSIHFPDSMKYNTLVTERTVYGGGGIMPDVFIPVDTTRYTDYHRKLVASGLVNRVSMNYLDRNRNQMMAKYPKFQQYKQDFVVGEDIMEELLKMAGDEKIEFEEEEYNRSKPLIMLQIKALIARDLYDMAQYFQIINDDNPSYQKALQIINNKETYNRLLGR, encoded by the coding sequence ATGAAAAGAATCGTCTTATCCCTGCTGATCGTTCTAGGTGTGTTTACCGGAGCGACAGCGCAAAAAGCGAATATGGATGCCCGGAAGCTCCAATTGGCTTTATTCGCCATCTCTAATCTATATGTCGACTCTACTAGCGAGACGAAGTTGGTGGAAGACGCTATAGTCGGTATGTTGGATAAGCTAGACCCTCATTCCAATTATATGGATCCGGAGGAGACGAAAGAGATGACCGAGCCTTTACAAGGCAATTTCGATGGTATCGGCATACAGTTCAATATGTTGACGGATACGCTTTACGTGATTCAGGTAATCCCCGGAGGTCCCTCTGAGAAGGTGGGGTTGATGGCGGGCGACCGTATTATCCAAGTAGACGATACCTTGATCGCCGGCGTGAAGATGAAGACTACCGATATCATGAAGAAACTACGCGGACCGAAAGGTACCGAGGTGCGTGTGAAAGTAAAGCGAGGCAAGTCGCCGGAATTGATGGATTTCAAGATCGTTCGCGGTAAGATTCCCGTGTATAGTCTGGATGCCGCTTATATGGCGGATAAGAATACCGGTTATATTAAGTTGAACCGTTTCGCCGCTTCTTCCGCCGATGAATTCAGGGAGGCGTTGGAAAAGCTCCGGAAACAGGGCATGAAGAACTTGATTCTGGATTTGCAGGGAAATGGCGGGGGATATTTGAATATCGCCATAGAGCTGGCGGATGAGTTCTTGGATAAAAACCGGTTGATCGTTTATACGAAAGGGAGTAAGCAACCTCGTGAGGAGGCGAACTCTACCGCTCGCGGACAATTCCAAGAGGGACGTTTGGTCGTGCTGGTGGACGAGTCCTCGGCTTCGGCCAGCGAGATCGTCTCCGGCGCTATTCAAGATTGGGACCGGGGCGTGATCGTAGGTCGCCGTACCTTTGGTAAAGGTTTGGTACAGAAACCGATTCCCCTGCCGGATGGTTCCATGATTCGTTTGACGGTTTCCCGTTACTATACACCCACCGGACGTTGTATACAAAAGCCTTACGAGAACGGGAAGATCGAGGAGTACCACCATGATCTGATCGACCGTTATAACCGGGGGGAGTTGATGAGTGCCGATAGCATTCATTTCCCCGATTCAATGAAGTATAACACCTTGGTTACCGAGCGTACCGTATATGGAGGTGGAGGTATTATGCCGGACGTGTTCATCCCGGTAGATACGACTCGCTATACGGATTATCACCGGAAACTGGTAGCTTCCGGTTTAGTCAATCGGGTGTCCATGAATTATCTGGATCGTAATCGGAACCAGATGATGGCTAAATATCCGAAGTTCCAGCAATATAAGCAAGATTTCGTGGTCGGAGAGGATATCATGGAGGAGCTTCTGAAGATGGCCGGCGATGAGAAGATTGAGTTTGAGGAAGAAGAATATAATCGTTCGAAGCCGTTGATCATGCTTCAGATCAAGGCGCTTATCGCACGGGATCTCTATGATATGGCGCAGTACTTCCAGATTATCAATGATGATAATCCGAGTTACCAGAAAGCGCTTCAGATTATTAATAATAAAGAAACTTACAATAGGCTTTTAGGACGTTAG
- a CDS encoding chromate transporter, translating into MYWTLFLTFVKIGMFTIGGGYAMLPLIQRDVVDRGWMTKEDFIDVFSVAQSLPGIFAVNIAIFVGYKLKKTWGGFVCALGTILPSFVIMLLIALFFTQVKDNVWVEKAFMGLRPAVVALIAVPCLTTARSIKLSYVQMIIPVGAALLIWMGGVSPAWIILAAIAGGLVYGLNKKG; encoded by the coding sequence ATGTATTGGACGCTTTTTCTGACATTCGTGAAAATCGGTATGTTTACCATCGGAGGTGGTTACGCCATGTTGCCGCTTATCCAGCGGGATGTGGTAGACCGGGGGTGGATGACGAAAGAGGACTTTATCGACGTTTTCTCCGTGGCCCAATCGTTGCCGGGTATTTTCGCCGTGAATATAGCGATCTTCGTGGGTTATAAACTGAAGAAGACATGGGGCGGTTTTGTTTGTGCCTTGGGCACGATTCTCCCTTCTTTTGTAATCATGCTCTTGATCGCGTTATTCTTTACGCAGGTAAAGGATAATGTATGGGTGGAGAAGGCGTTTATGGGATTGCGTCCGGCGGTGGTCGCCTTGATCGCCGTGCCTTGTCTGACAACCGCACGTTCTATCAAGTTGAGTTACGTGCAAATGATCATACCTGTCGGGGCGGCATTGCTGATCTGGATGGGTGGGGTGTCTCCCGCTTGGATTATCTTGGCGGCTATAGCCGGAGGTTTGGTGTATGGTTTAAATAAGAAGGGCTGA
- a CDS encoding chromate transporter: MIWLQLLYVYLKIGILGFGGGYAMLSLIQADVVDRYGWISLQEFTDIVAISQMTPGPIGINSATYIGYTAVHNAGYSETMSILGSCLTTFAVCLPSFLLVLLISYFFAKFRNNKYVEAAFLGLRPATVGLIAAAALLLMNKENFIDYKSFLIFGAAFILTWKFKVHPILMIILAGIAGIILYW, encoded by the coding sequence ATGATTTGGTTACAATTATTATATGTATATCTGAAGATCGGTATATTGGGCTTTGGTGGTGGGTATGCGATGTTATCCTTGATACAAGCCGACGTGGTGGACCGCTATGGTTGGATTTCCTTGCAGGAGTTTACCGATATTGTCGCTATCTCTCAAATGACACCCGGACCGATCGGTATCAATAGCGCCACCTATATAGGGTATACGGCGGTGCATAATGCGGGGTATTCGGAGACGATGAGTATCCTAGGATCTTGCCTGACGACATTTGCGGTATGTCTGCCTTCTTTCTTATTGGTCCTTCTGATCTCTTATTTCTTCGCTAAGTTTCGGAATAATAAATATGTAGAGGCGGCTTTCCTTGGATTACGCCCGGCTACGGTGGGACTGATCGCTGCCGCTGCCTTGCTATTAATGAATAAAGAGAACTTCATCGACTACAAGAGCTTCTTGATCTTTGGTGCCGCTTTCATCCTAACATGGAAATTCAAGGTACATCCTATCTTGATGATCATCTTGGCGGGTATCGCGGGTATTATTTTATATTGGTAA